One part of the Candida albicans SC5314 chromosome R, complete sequence genome encodes these proteins:
- a CDS encoding uncharacterized protein (Protein with monooxygenase domains; flow model biofilm induced) produces the protein MTVKHSETDVLIIGAGPAGLMCATWLSRCGIPFRIIDKRSNEIFTGQADGLQCRSLEIFQSFSESSFDFASLNQSWKMANHMIEMCFWSPNSNGQLERNSRVADTIPGISRFTQSVIHQGNIEKWFVDSIDYFSEGKIQIERPLLPVSINVKEENEGKSNIDDYPVEVKVVKVSSEEARPEQYGNKNVANGLFRQFDGDQDKSYKEKPASEEEEDGEVEEEDCEIIHTKYVVGCDGAHSWVRKQLDIDMEGEQTDFVWGVLDMVPITNFPDIRNRCAIHSKDSGSVMVIPRENDLVRFYIQLKEVERDPATKTDNKKFTGNVDDTQAKTKGRIDRSKITPELILKQAQKIFEPYTLEMTDLSWYTGYQIGQRVSPQFSKFNNRVFIAGDACHTHSPKAGQGMNVSMQDTYNLGFKLALVCKGLAKQEILSTYQSERLKVARDLIAFDHKLSRLFSGKPMIPNSDILDGVDMDEFHQVYLEGNKFASGTIVDYEDSLLINKSKSKQDKNDDGDGDGLMVMNKLAPKIPIGRRLYSVKMISQADGRPIHIADRLSSDGRFRVLIFPGDIKQYPNNLEILHSFQDLLDDSKNFLKKFTPLNAFQDSVIDIITIHNNNRHEVEIFDFPNFTHPLDYKHRCDYWKLYSGKGDTYHEGKINMYDDYGIDPKHGVILVIRPDSHVAKVVPFSIDGLKQVDEYFKKFMIDQSNNVLASKPIDYDDSKRFIQPRLAV, from the coding sequence ATGACAGTTAAACATTCTGAAACTGATGTATTAATCATTGGTGCTGGTCCAGCCGGATTAATGTGTGCTACATGGTTATCAAGATGTGGCATTCCATTTCGAATCATTGATAAACGttcaaatgaaattttcacTGGTCAAGCTGATGGATTACAATGTCGTTCATTAGAAATTTTCCAATCATTTTCCGAACtgagttttgattttgctaGTTTAAATCAAAGTTGGAAAATGGCTAATCATATGATTGAAATGTGTTTTTGGTCACCTAATTCTAATGGACAATTGGAAAGAAATTCTCGTGTTGCTGATACTATCCCCGGGATTTCAAGATTTACTCAATCAGTGATTCATCAAGgtaatattgaaaaatggtttgttgattctattgattatttttcagAAGggaaaattcaaattgaaagacCACTCTTGCCAGTTTCAATCAACgtcaaagaagaaaatgagGGTAAGTccaatattgatgattatcCTGTTGAAGTGAAAGTTGTCAAGGTATCATCGGAAGAAGCCAGACCAGAACAGTATGGTAATAAAAACGTTGCTAATGGACTTTTCCGTCAATTTGATGGTGATCAAGATAAATCttataaagaaaaacctgccagtgaagaagaagaagatggagaggttgaagaagaagattgtGAAATCATTCATACAAAATATGTTGTTGGTTGTGATGGTGCTCATAGTTGGGTTAGAAAACAATTAGATATTGATATGGAAGGAGAACAAACTGATTTTGTTTGGGGGGTTTTAGATATGGTTCCAATTACTAATTTCCCAGATATTAGAAATCGTTGTGCTATTCATCTGAAAGATTCTGGATCCGTTATGGTTATCCCACGTGAAAATGATTTAGTTCGGttttatattcaattaaaagaaGTTGAAAGAGATCCTGCCACTAAAactgataataaaaaatttactGGGAATGTGGATGATACTCAAGCCAAAACTAAAGGTAGAATCGATCGTTCCAAAATCACTCCTGAATTAATTCTTAAACAAGCTCAAAAGATTTTTGAACCTTATACCCTTGAAATGACTGATTTAAGTTGGTATACGGGTTATCAAATTGGACAAAGAGTTAGTCcccaattttcaaaatttaataatcgTGTTTTCATTGCTGGTGATGCTTGTCATACTCATTCTCCTAAAGCTGGCCAAGGAATGAATGTTTCTATGCAAGATACTTATAATCTTGGATTCAAATTGGCTTTGGTTTGTAAAGGATTAGCCAAGCAAGAAATATTATCTACTTATCAACTGGAAAGATTAAAAGTTGCTCGTGATTTGATTGCTTTTGATCATAAATTATCTCGTTTGTTTAGTGGTAAACCAATGATTCCTAATTCTGATATTTTAGATGGGGTTGATATGGATGAATTCCATCAAGTTTATCTTGAAGGTAATAAATTTGCTTCAGGaacaattgttgattatgaGGATTCATTATTGATCAATAAACTGAAACTGAAACAGGATAAgaatgatgatggtgatggtgatggttTGATGGTTATGAATAAATTGGCCCCCAAAATCCCTATTGGTCGAAGATTATATAGTGTCAAAATGATTAGTCAAGCCGATGGTAGACCAATTCATATTGCTGATCGTCTTTCATCTGATGGTAGATTTAGAGTATTAATTTTCCCAGGAGatattaaacaatatcCTAACAATTTAGAAATTTTACATTCATTTCAAGATTTATTAGATGattccaaaaattttttgaaaaaatttactCCGTTAAATGCTTTCCAAGATTCAGttattgatataattactattcataataataatcgtcatgaagttgaaatttttgatttcccAAATTTCACTCATCCATTAGATTATAAACATCGTTGTGATTATTGGAAATTATATTCTGGTAAAGGTGATACTTATCATGAAGGTAAAATCAATATGTATGATGATTATGGTATTGATCCTAAACATGGAGTAATTCTTGTTATTAGACCAGATTCTCATGTGGCTAAAGTGGttccattttcaattgatggaTTGAAACAAGTTGATGAatatttcaagaaatttatGATTGATCAATCTAATAATGTTTTAGCTTCTAAACcaattgattatgatgattCCAAAAGATTTATTCAACCAAGATTAGCCgtataa